In Helianthus annuus cultivar XRQ/B chromosome 9, HanXRQr2.0-SUNRISE, whole genome shotgun sequence, the following are encoded in one genomic region:
- the LOC110876322 gene encoding probable serine/threonine-protein kinase DDB_G0282963: MSLEWGVRTPKDVHEEDETSSLEKEKCTDSGINKKINKGASVSSSMAADCGSNMGTTSLPNNNNYSRNNNFEDNNNNSGDPCDPPPPPVLPTKPNIEPNSGTKNKEDIDLNNSPNSLLQSVNNSRSNLQASPQQKLGKKKKKYNFPSMKMKDTLWLGRNSESSKNRSRGTTSCEEVGSADMENTNCQAIAEEADLTIKVGEKLGFRVSGCEEKIKKQIRGAQVTNPPK; encoded by the exons ATGTCATTGGAATGGGGGGTAAGAACTCCAAAGGACGTGCATGAGGAAGATGAAACATCATCATTGGAGAAGGAAAAGTGTACTGATAGTGggattaataaaaaaataaataaagggGCATCAGTTTCGAGTAGTATGGCGGCTGATTGTGGTAGCAACATGGGGACCACATCTCTTCCCAACAATAACAATTACTCAAGAAATAACAATTTTgaggataataataataatagtgggGACCCAtgtgaccccccccccccacctgtGCTTCCCACTAAGCCCAACATTGAGCCCAACTCAG GCACAAAAAATAAGGAGGACATTGACTTGAATAACTCACCGAACTCCCTATTACAAAGTGTCAATAATTCTAGAAGCAATCTACAGGCCTCTCCACAACAGAAATTAGgtaagaaaaagaagaaatacaATTTTCCTTCAATGAAGATGAAGGATACTCTTTGGCTGGGAAGAAACTCAGAATCATCCAAAAACAGAAGCAGGGGAACGACAAGCTGTGAAGAGGTGGGGAGTGCAGATATGGAAAATACGAATTGTCAGGCAATTGCAGAAGAGGCGGACTTGACAATAAAGGTCGGCGAGAAATTGGGATTTCGGGTTTCAGGCTGCGAAGAGAAGATCAAGAAGCAAATTAGAGGTGCACAGGTGACAAATCCTCCAAAATGA
- the LOC110876323 gene encoding uncharacterized protein LOC110876323, whose translation MNFLTANIRGAGDPSKGEHVRNLKRNNKLGFIAIQETQMSDSSNIQVSNFWDNTQFDFDSIEATGRSGRLLSIWDPRIFTKKPSVKNRYFLAILREVGNGVGNIAVVNVYAPQDQNLKKQLWEDLLALMRSFSGSWIFLGDFNCVREPTERKNSRFNKNEADDFNAFINAEGLAEYSMMGCTFTYVTDDGRKLSKIDRVLVCHSFLALWPTIKLWGSTRHKSDHRPLLLLCSDVNFGKPPFRFFNSWLKDEGLHDIVKKAYDGLAWFNPPDKLLAIKLKAVKAAIRPWCDNIKKRNCGMLKDLQKKVETLDLKAESVALTEQEIEDRNSWLKMINELDDNRMEDLKQRAKVKWAVDGDENTAFFHGVINGHRENNRINGLNFEDVWISQPEELKEKIYKHYESIFLEQE comes from the coding sequence ATGAATTTCTTAACAGCAAACATAAGGGGGGCAGGTGATCCTAGCAAGGGGGAGCATGTTAGGAATCTCAAAAGAAACAACAAATTAGGCTTTATTGCTATTCAAGAAACACAAATGTCGGACTCCTCCAACATACAGGTTAGTAATTTTTGGGATAATACTCAATTTGATTTTGACTCTATCGAAGCAACAGGGAGATCTGGTCGTCTATTGAGTATATGGGATCCCAGAATTTTTACTAAAAAGCCCTCAGTTAAAAATCGATATTTCTTAGCCATTCTCAGGGAAGTGGGCAATGGAGTGGGTAATATTGCAGTGGTTAATGTTTACGCACCGCAAGATCAGAATCTAAAAAAACAGCTTTGGGAGGATTTACTGGCATTAATGAGATCTTTTTCGGGTTCATGGATCTTTCTGGGTGACTTCAACTGCGTTAGGGAACCTACAGAAAGGAAAAACTCCAGATTTAATAAAAATGAGGCAGATGATTTTAATGCCTTTATCAACGCAGAGGGTCTGGCGGAATATTCTATGATGGGTTGTACTTTCACGTATGTGACGGACGATGGACGAAAACTCAGCAAGATAGACAGAGTATTAGTCTGCCATTCGTTCTTAGCTCTGTGGCCTACGATAAAATTATGGGGATCGACCAGGCACAAATCAGATCACCGACCACTATTATTGCTTTGTTCCGATGTGAATTTTGGTAAGCCACCCTTTCGTTTTTTCAATTCTTGGTTAAAAGATGAGGGATTACATGATATTGTGAAAAAGGCATACGATGGGTTAGCTTGGTTTAACCCTCCAGATAAGTTGTTAGCAATCAAATTAAAAGCCGTCAAAGCAGCTATAAGACCGTGGTGCGACAATATCAAGAAGAGGAACTGTGGTATGCTAAAAGATCTACAAAAAAAGGTGGAGACTTTGGATTTAAAAGCTGAATCAGTTGCACTAACAGAGCAAGAGATTGAAGATAGGAATTCATGGCTGAAAATGATAAATGAGCTAGACGACAACAGAATGGAAGATCTCAAACAGAGGGCAAAGGTAAAATGGGCAGTCGACGGGGATGAAAACACGGCCTTTTTCCACGGGGTAATCAATGGTCATCGAGAAAATAATAGAATAAACGGGCTGAATTTTGAGGACGTTTGGATATCACAACCGGAGGAACTTAAGGAGAAAATTTACAAACATTACGAATCGATTTTTTTGGAACAAGAGTAA